TCAAAATTCAAAGAGCAATTTCAAAGGTCAAACCTTTGATTTGAATGAATTTGCAAATATATTTTATAGTGGTTCCGACGAGCCGTATCAAAAAAACAGTGTTTATAGCCGTTTTTCAGGTCGATAACTGAAGTCTCCACTAGCTAATCTTTGTGTTCCTTCAACTAATTTTAAAATTGGCTTAGATAGGACCCATGCTGTAAAGAAAGCCATTAAAAAACTGATAATTAATCCAAAAATTGCCGTTATTCCTATAGCTTTTGCTAAATCTCTCCTCATAGCAATTATATCCGTAGTATTTACTATGTTCATTGATATTCCTATTACTTCATTCTTCAAATTTTTTAGAGGTTTAACTCCTACTATATTTGTCTTATCTCCTACAACATAATTCAATATATAATCCGTTTTGTCAGTGGATAGAGCTTTCTTGATAGAATCATTTTCTATCTCAATCCCTTCCATTTTTGGTATTGCGGAAATCACCACTTTACCTTTATTTTCTCCTGTAACTTTTAAAAGAGCTATTTTTGCTCCTGTTATTTCTTCTATTTCATCTACAAATTCCTTTCCAATTTCATTATACATTATGACTATTGCTATAAGTTTCGTTCTTTCTCTGATGGGAACACATGCCTTCATCCAAAACTTCTCATTCTCTAACACTAAACTTGATATTGTTCTCCATTTCTTCCCTCTCTCAAATAAAAAATCTATTTTTGCTTCTTCAGCATATTTCATCTCAAGCATTGCATCAGCAAGTACCTTACCTTCTGGAACACATACAACAAGATTATAAAGTTTCATATCAGCTTTTAGATTTACAATGTGCTTTATTAATTCCTGAGTTTCCCCAGTAAACAGTGTTGTCCTTATTGTCTCATTAAGATATCGATCTCTCGTTAATAAAGCCCCGTAAGAGTCCATCTGCATCATTTGTTGGTTAAATGCGTTATCAACAGAATTTATAATATTTTTTACTGATTCCTGTTTATTTGCTAATATTCTCCTCGTTTCAGAAGTAATTACAGAAATAAGAATTGCTGCTATTATCACTGTTATTGAAAAAATAATTGAAATTAAAATTTTATTTCGTATACCAAAACCTTTCCACCAAAATAATTTTTTTATTCCTTCCATCTCTCCTCCTTTTTATAAAAAGATTTTAATTATCCAATTAATCAAAAAACTGCTACTTATTGCACTTATAAAAAAATAAAATACAATTATACACGTAAGTTTCTTACCAAAAAGTGAATAATATAATGGGAGGACACCAGCACAAATACCTGTAGCAGCAATTGTAAATGCTATCTGATGCCCCATTGTTAGACCCAGAGTTTGTAAAGGTTTCAATAAGATAACTTCTTGTCCTGAACATATATTTACCGGAATAGCAACAAATACAGTAGAAAATAAACCTAATAATGTATTATTGATATATCTATCAATAAATTGTGGAGGTAAAAATGTCGACAATAAACTGCCTATTACAATTCCTATTAAAACAAACTTACTCATTGTTCTGAAAAAAAAGAGCCCATAATCAATATAATTTATCTTTTTATTTATATACAAAGGATTGCAGATATTAGATTTTTGTTGATTTAAAATAAGCATTCTTTTCTCTTCGAATTCAGAAAAACTTGTAATAATCAATCCTCCAACAACTGCAATTAGAATGGCACATATTACCCTTGCAGCAAGATATTCTACACCTAATATAGAATAGGAAAGAAAAATTGTATACGGACTCAACATAGGAGTAATAAGTAAAAATGTTAATATAACATACCCTTTAATATTCTTATTTAACATAAGACTTTTAACCAAAGGGAATATACCGCATGTACATAATGGTAAAAATATTCCTGCCAGGATTGCCGTTTTTAAATTTATAGGTATTTTGTGATATATATTCATACTTAAAGAAGCAATCAATGTACCTATAGTAAATGAAGAGAATGTTATAAGAGTCTATTGAAATATAAAATGAAAAAATTCTATGCGAATTTTCCAAAACAATGAAGAGCTATCTTCTCCAAAACATCTTTTATAAAATGAGCAATAATTGCATATATTAACAAGACCAATCTTACAACAACTCCAAAGAATGAATCTTCCAAATATAATTAGTGATAATAAAATAAGGAAAAGATAAATA
This genomic window from Elusimicrobiota bacterium contains:
- a CDS encoding cache domain-containing protein; the protein is MEGIKKLFWWKGFGIRNKILISIIFSITVIIAAILISVITSETRRILANKQESVKNIINSVDNAFNQQMMQMDSYGALLTRDRYLNETIRTTLFTGETQELIKHIVNLKADMKLYNLVVCVPEGKVLADAMLEMKYAEEAKIDFLFERGKKWRTISSLVLENEKFWMKACVPIRERTKLIAIVIMYNEIGKEFVDEIEEITGAKIALLKVTGENKGKVVISAIPKMEGIEIENDSIKKALSTDKTDYILNYVVGDKTNIVGVKPLKNLKNEVIGISMNIVNTTDIIAMRRDLAKAIGITAIFGLIISFLMAFFTAWVLSKPILKLVEGTQRLASGDFSYRPEKRL
- a CDS encoding permease, with product MNIYHKIPINLKTAILAGIFLPLCTCGIFPLVKSLMLNKNIKGYVILTFLLITPMLSPYTIFLSYSILGVEYLAARVICAILIAVVGGLIITSFSEFEEKRMLILNQQKSNICNPLYINKKINYIDYGLFFFRTMSKFVLIGIVIGSLLSTFLPPQFIDRYINNTLLGLFSTVFVAIPVNICSGQEVILLKPLQTLGLTMGHQIAFTIAATGICAGVLPLYYSLFGKKLTCIIVFYFFISAISSSFLINWIIKIFL